Proteins from a genomic interval of Lactococcus protaetiae:
- a CDS encoding 6-phosphogluconolactonase produces MELKKFDSQDELVEQIVKIVSDIISKKPDAVLCFACGETPRPVMDKLFEVRKNGEIDFSRVRLLGLDEWIGVGRGTVGSCSQMLYDDFFSPMKFRTDQINIFDGLSKNLDVDIKNINQIVEELGIDFVLLGIGMNGHIGLNEPGFNPDEKAHVVELSDMTKKVMAKYFDQEINLQQGITLGFSQLLSAQKIILMATGERKAKIVKEIVNSEPNNSLPASMFKQSEHESFFFIDEAAGAKL; encoded by the coding sequence ATGGAACTAAAAAAATTTGATTCACAAGATGAATTAGTTGAACAAATAGTAAAGATTGTTAGTGATATTATTTCAAAGAAACCAGATGCAGTGCTCTGCTTTGCGTGCGGGGAAACTCCCAGACCAGTGATGGATAAACTGTTTGAAGTACGTAAAAATGGAGAAATAGATTTTTCACGGGTACGTCTTTTAGGTTTGGACGAATGGATTGGAGTTGGACGCGGAACAGTTGGTTCGTGCTCACAAATGCTCTATGATGATTTCTTCAGCCCGATGAAATTTCGCACTGACCAAATTAATATTTTTGATGGCTTATCAAAAAATCTGGATGTGGATATCAAAAACATTAATCAGATTGTTGAGGAGCTTGGCATTGATTTTGTGTTATTGGGTATCGGAATGAATGGTCATATTGGGCTTAATGAACCAGGATTTAATCCTGATGAAAAGGCACATGTTGTTGAACTTTCTGATATGACAAAAAAAGTTATGGCAAAATATTTTGACCAAGAAATTAATCTACAACAAGGAATTACTCTAGGTTTTTCGCAACTTTTATCTGCTCAAAAAATCATTTTAATGGCAACTGGTGAAAGAAAAGCTAAAATTGTCAAAGAAATCGTCAACTCTGAACCAAACAATAGTTTGCCCGCTTCAATGTTTAAACAA
- a CDS encoding PTS sugar transporter subunit IIA: MQLIITGHGHYATGLQSTVQLLAGTLSGVEFIDFTAEMSESDLEQQFPKMDDLVFFCDLVGGTPYKQAVLIASQYKNVAVVAGCNIGALLEVALQNDIPNFEDAHELAQLFIESSHSAIQEFTAKKYVEIPEDEGFNGTKKI; this comes from the coding sequence ATGCAACTTATTATAACGGGTCACGGTCACTATGCGACAGGATTACAATCTACTGTGCAACTCTTGGCAGGAACACTTTCAGGTGTCGAATTCATTGATTTTACAGCAGAGATGAGTGAGTCTGATTTGGAACAACAATTTCCAAAGATGGATGATTTAGTATTTTTCTGTGATTTGGTAGGTGGAACACCTTATAAGCAAGCTGTCTTGATTGCCTCACAATATAAAAATGTAGCTGTGGTCGCTGGTTGCAATATTGGGGCGCTACTTGAAGTAGCTTTGCAAAATGATATTCCTAACTTTGAGGATGCGCATGAACTTGCACAATTATTTATAGAATCAAGCCATAGTGCTATTCAAGAATTTACAGCAAAAAAATATGTCGAAATTCCAGAGGATGAGGGATTTAATGGAACTAAAAAAATTTGA
- the agaB gene encoding PTS galactosamine transporter subunit IIB, giving the protein MTEPNIVLARVDNRLVHGQVGVVWTAQCGTNLLLVANDFAAENELQQTLMSATAESSGVGIRFWTLKKTIDMIHKASPRQKIFLIIQTPEDALILVKGGVKFSSLNIGNMHYSEGKIGLSNKVFVDEIDKQAFRDLIGLGIEVYLQELPNDKKVVVTNDFLEKNK; this is encoded by the coding sequence ATGACAGAACCTAATATCGTTCTTGCACGTGTGGACAATAGGCTTGTCCATGGACAGGTTGGAGTGGTTTGGACAGCTCAATGTGGAACAAATTTATTGCTAGTCGCAAATGATTTTGCAGCTGAAAATGAGCTCCAGCAGACATTGATGAGTGCGACAGCAGAAAGTTCAGGAGTCGGAATTCGTTTTTGGACTTTGAAAAAAACGATTGATATGATTCACAAGGCATCACCTCGGCAAAAAATATTTTTAATTATCCAGACACCTGAAGACGCTTTGATACTGGTGAAAGGTGGTGTAAAATTCAGCAGTCTAAATATCGGCAATATGCACTATTCAGAAGGTAAAATTGGTCTTTCAAATAAGGTTTTTGTGGATGAAATAGACAAGCAAGCTTTTAGAGATTTAATCGGTTTAGGTATTGAAGTTTATCTTCAAGAATTACCAAACGATAAAAAAGTAGTTGTCACAAATGATTTTCTTGAAAAAAATAAATAG
- a CDS encoding MurR/RpiR family transcriptional regulator: MTITKLASISHVSAATIERTLKKSGYDGYSDYKSSKKNRPHYILKESGFSVVAQELIEKNREEVNRTIDLLVLGDIEEIVHLIHKSQNIYIMSAGPTKSVANYFASKLQLSGKSCIALDDKDYMLFYANKMGREDLLLILSLYGETEEIILAGEIAKKNHANMVTLTSEGESTLAQQADYKMICYKSHLKKFGMTTDTASRISLEIIARVLLDMWSIYKNLGNITGAK, from the coding sequence ATGACTATTACAAAATTAGCATCTATTTCTCATGTTTCAGCAGCAACAATTGAAAGAACTCTAAAAAAAAGTGGATATGATGGTTATTCTGATTATAAAAGTTCAAAGAAAAATCGGCCACACTATATTTTGAAAGAGTCTGGTTTTTCTGTAGTAGCACAAGAATTGATTGAAAAAAATCGTGAGGAAGTCAACCGTACTATTGATTTGCTTGTGCTGGGTGATATCGAAGAAATTGTCCATTTAATACATAAATCACAAAACATTTATATTATGTCAGCTGGTCCAACGAAAAGTGTGGCTAATTATTTTGCAAGTAAGTTACAATTATCAGGAAAAAGTTGCATTGCATTAGATGATAAAGATTATATGCTCTTTTATGCAAATAAGATGGGAAGAGAAGATCTTTTGCTTATATTATCGTTGTATGGGGAAACTGAGGAAATAATATTAGCCGGAGAGATTGCTAAAAAAAATCATGCAAATATGGTAACTTTAACTAGTGAGGGAGAGAGTACTCTTGCACAGCAAGCGGATTATAAGATGATATGTTACAAATCTCATTTAAAAAAATTTGGTATGACAACAGACACAGCCAGTCGTATTTCTCTTGAGATAATCGCTCGTGTTTTATTGGATATGTGGTCTATTTATAAAAATTTAGGAAATATAACGGGAGCTAAGTAA